A genomic stretch from Burkholderia pyrrocinia includes:
- a CDS encoding NADH-quinone oxidoreductase subunit M, with protein sequence MHDFPFLSLAIWVPILFGACVLRAGSDHHPRRTRLIALAGALAGLVAVVPLVAGFDAHSAAMQFVESRNWLAAFNSGWRVGIDGASLWLVVLTAFTTLVVVIASWESVTVRVAQYYASFLILSGLMVGVFAAQDGLLFFIFFEATLIPLYLLIGTWGRERRVYAAVKFFFISFAGSLLLLMAMLYLYAQSHTFDLAVWRTLQLGFAPQLLVFLGFFAAFAVKVPMWPVHTWLSDVYTDGPTGAALMLAMLKLGGYGFLRFALPITPDASHFFAPAVIALSLFAIVYASLIALAQTDLGKLLAYSTVAHMGIVTLGLFLFNRIGVEGAIVQLVSYGFVAGAMLLCVNVLVDRTKQREIAAYGGVAGVMPRFATFALLFAMANVGLPGTSGFVGEFMVIMGAIRFNFWIGAIAALTLILSASYTLWMLKRVVFGKVASQRIAKLADLNRREIVMFASLALVVLAVGIDPKPFTDAIDPTVGKLIDEASRSKVPAADGPVRAQPSYMASTHG encoded by the coding sequence ATGCATGATTTTCCCTTCCTGAGCCTGGCCATCTGGGTTCCGATCCTGTTTGGCGCGTGCGTGCTGCGCGCCGGTTCCGACCATCATCCACGCCGGACACGACTGATTGCGCTCGCCGGTGCGCTGGCGGGGCTGGTCGCCGTCGTCCCGCTGGTCGCCGGTTTCGATGCGCATTCGGCCGCGATGCAGTTCGTCGAAAGCCGCAACTGGCTGGCGGCGTTCAATTCGGGATGGCGGGTCGGCATCGACGGCGCGTCGCTGTGGCTCGTCGTGCTGACCGCATTCACGACGCTCGTGGTGGTGATCGCGTCGTGGGAGTCGGTCACGGTGCGCGTCGCGCAGTACTACGCGTCGTTCCTGATCCTGTCGGGGTTGATGGTCGGCGTGTTCGCCGCACAGGACGGGCTGCTGTTCTTCATCTTCTTCGAGGCGACGCTGATCCCGCTTTACCTGTTGATCGGCACGTGGGGGCGCGAGCGCCGCGTGTATGCGGCCGTGAAGTTCTTCTTCATCTCGTTCGCCGGCTCGCTGCTGCTGCTGATGGCGATGCTGTACCTGTACGCGCAGTCGCATACGTTCGACCTGGCCGTGTGGCGCACGCTGCAGCTCGGTTTCGCGCCGCAGTTGCTGGTATTCCTCGGCTTCTTCGCCGCGTTCGCGGTCAAGGTGCCGATGTGGCCGGTTCATACGTGGCTGAGCGACGTGTACACGGACGGCCCGACGGGCGCCGCCCTGATGCTCGCGATGCTCAAGCTCGGCGGATACGGGTTCCTGCGCTTCGCGCTGCCGATCACGCCCGACGCGAGCCATTTCTTCGCACCGGCCGTGATCGCGCTGTCGCTGTTCGCGATCGTCTATGCAAGCCTGATCGCGCTCGCGCAGACCGATCTCGGCAAGCTGCTCGCGTACTCGACGGTCGCGCACATGGGCATCGTCACGCTCGGGCTGTTCCTGTTCAACCGGATCGGCGTCGAAGGCGCGATCGTGCAGCTCGTGTCGTACGGCTTCGTCGCGGGCGCGATGCTGCTGTGCGTGAACGTGCTCGTCGATCGCACGAAGCAGCGCGAGATCGCCGCGTACGGCGGTGTGGCGGGCGTGATGCCGCGTTTCGCGACCTTCGCGCTGCTGTTCGCGATGGCCAACGTCGGCCTGCCGGGCACGTCGGGGTTCGTCGGCGAGTTCATGGTCATCATGGGCGCGATCCGTTTCAACTTCTGGATCGGCGCGATCGCGGCGCTGACGCTGATCCTCAGCGCGTCGTACACGCTGTGGATGCTCAAGCGCGTCGTGTTCGGCAAGGTCGCGAGCCAGCGGATCGCGAAGCTCGCCGACCTGAACCGTCGCGAGATCGTGATGTTCGCGTCGCTCGCGCTGGTCGTGCTGGCGGTCGGCATCGATCCGAAACCGT